The Mariluticola halotolerans nucleotide sequence ATCTAATTCGATGAACCTGGCCAGAATTGTTGTCGATACGGACACTGATATTGCTGTCACCGTCACGACGAATTTTCCCGGCCCAGGCGCCAATGCTGCCGCCGGCGAGGTCATGGAATACCTCTATCTGCAGTATGTAAATTAGCACTGTTATTCAAAGTTACTTACTGGAATCGCATTGTCAGCAGAAGCCGCGTTATTTTATTTCACGTCAGGAAAATGTATGTGTGAAGATTGCAAACCTATGAACCTTAGTCGTCGTGGCTTGATCTCTGGGGGCCTGGCGTTGTCGCTGGCAGCCCCGCTGGTCACACAGTCTTTCGCCCAAGAGGGCAGTGCGGTTGCGCCAGTTTCACCTGAAGAGGCGCGGCAGCGTCTGGTCGATGGCAATGCACGCTATGCTGCCAATGCCGCGATCAATGCGGATCACTCGCTGGCGCGTACCATTCGAGCGGAGGGACAAACGCCTTTTGCTGCCATTGTCAGCTGTTCAGATTCCCGAGTGGTCCCGGAGTTGATTTTCGATCAGGGGCCGGGCGATTTGTTCGTCGTACGCGTCGCTGGCAATTTCATCAGTGAAGAGGGGTTGGCAACACTTGAATACGGTGTGGCTGTGCTCGGTATAAAATATATACTGGTTCTGGGACACACCGCTTGCGGTGCCGTTGATGCGACGATCAAATCGATTGCTGACAGTGAATTGCCGCCGGGTCATCTGCCCAGCCTTGTCAATGCCATTCGCCCGGCGGTTTATGATGTGATGGGCGATGCACCCGACGATCTGCTGGCCGCTGCCACTGCCCAGAATGCCAAACTCAATGCTACACGCGCGCTGTCAGAAGGCCCAATCCTGTCTGAAGCTGCTGCTGCCGGTACACTTGGTGCGGCCGCAGGCGTTTATGAGATTGCCACGGGCAAAGTGGCGTTTTTGTAGACTGCCATTGCGCTAGCCATGCAGCAGTAGCGTGGCTTATGAGATTGCTGAGACGGCCTTATGCGCGGTTGGTGCGCATTCACTCGCGCTGATGCTTGTACTCGGCGGAAGTGAATTTCATGTTTAACAAAAAGCCCCGGCTGATTGAACAGCCGGGGCTTTTTGGTTCAGTGACTATTGTTCTGCCATCAGCTGCAGCCGGTCGTTGAGCCGCAGGTGTCGCATTTCAGGCAGGTGCCGTTCCGGACCAGGGTGAAGTTCTGGCATTCGGAGCAGGCCTCGCCGACATAGCCTTTCATCTGTGCTTCTGCGCGCAGCTGGGTTTCTGCCTTGGCGGGGGCGGGGGCTGCCGCTTCTACTTCGGGGGAGAGTTCCAGCTTGGCTTCCGGCTCGCTCTTGAAGGCGGTGCCGGATTTCAGCGCGGTGACGGTTGCCGCATGCAAGGCTTTCGCCGGGCTGCCGCTCTGGCCTTCGCCGGAGACGATCATCAGCTTTTGATTGCTGACGCGGCCACGGGTGAGACCCTTGGACACGAAGCGATCTGCCGAGACCGGGGCAGGGGCATGGCTTGCATCACGCGACTTCTGGTCTCCGTCTCCCTCAGACAGGCCGGTGGGCGATGTCTTTTCGGGGCTGACATGAGCCAGATCTGTGCGGTCGAGATAGGAGATCGCCAGTTCACGGAACACATAGTCGAGGATTGAGGAGGCGTTCTTGACCGAGTCATTGCCCTGAACGAAGCCGGCCGGCTCGAACTTGGTGAAGACGAAGGTTTCGACATATTCCTCAAGCGGCACGCCATATTGCAGACCCAAAGACACCGAGATGGCGAAATTGTTGATCAGGGCGCGCAGGGTTGAACCTTCCCGGTTCATATCAAGGAAGATTTCACCCAGACGTCCGTCTTCATATTCGCCGGTACGCAGGAAGATGGTGTGCCCACCGATCTTGGCCTTCTGGGTGTAACCCTTGCGTCGGGTGGGCAGCTTTTCCTGTTCGCGGACGCGTTCGATGATGCGCTCGACAACCTTTTCGGCAACAGCCGCTGCACGGGCCTGTGCCGGCATGGCGATCAACTCTTCAACGGCATCTTCTTCCTCGTCATCATCGGCGAGGATGGAGGCATTGAGCGGCTGGGACAGCTTGGAGCCATCGCGATAGAGCGCATTGGCCTTGAGCGCCAGTTTCCAGCTGAGCATGTAGCTTTGCTTGCAATCCTCGACCGTCGCCTCATTCGGCATGTTGATGGTCTTGGAAATGGCGCCGGAGATGAACGGCTGGGCCGCGGCCATCATGCGGATATGGCTTTCAACCGACAGGTAACGCTTGCCGATCTTGCCGCAGGGGCTGGCGCAATCGAAGACGGGCAGGTGCTCGTCCTTCAAGTGCGGGGCACCTTCAAGGGTCATGGCACCGCACACGTGGATATTGGCGGCCTCGATATCCTTTTTGGAAAAGCCGAGAGCGGGCAGGATTTCAAAGGTGAAATCATTGAGCTGCTCGTCGGTGAACCCGAGGGTTTCCTTGCAGAAGTCTTCACCAAGGGTGAACTTGTTGAACACGAACTTGATGTCGAAGGCATTCTTGAGCGCTTCATTGACCGCGGCGATCTTCTCGTCGGTGAAGCCTTTGGCTTTCAATGCTGCCGGGTTGACGCCGGGAGCCTGATTGAGATTGCCATGGCCGACGGCGTAGGCCTCGATTTCGGCAATATCGCTCTCGGAATAGCCAAGGGTACGCAGGGCCGGGGGCGCGGCGCGGTTGATGATCTTGAAATAGCCGCCACCAGCGAGCTTCTTGAACTTCACCAAGGCGAAGTCAGGCTCGATACCGGTGGTGTCGCAATCCATGACCAGACCGATCGTGCCGGTCGGGGCGATCACCGAGACCTGGGCATTGCGATAGCCGTGCTGCTTGCCGAGATCCAGTGCCTGATCCCATGCTGCCATGGCGCGGTTGATCAGGTTCTTGTCGGTGCAGGACTTGTGATCAAGCGGTACCGGGGCAATCGACAGCTTTTCATAGCCATCTGCCTTGCCATGGGCGGCATTACGGTGATTGCGGATGACGCGCAGCATGTGTGGCGCATTGCGCTTGTAGTCTTCGAACGCGCCCAGCTCCTTGGCCATTTCGGCTGACGTGGCATAGGCAACGCCGGTCAGGACGGCAGAGAGGGCACCGCCAATGGCGCGGCCTTCATCGCTGTCATAGGGAATGCCCGAGGTCATCAGCAGGCCGCCAATATTGGCGTAGCCAAGGCCGAGCGTACGGTATTTGAACGAGCGTTCGGCAATCGCCTTTGAGGGGAACTGCGCCATCATCACCGAGATTTCGAGCACGATGGTCCACAGGCGGACCGTGTGTTCGTAGGCGGCGGTGTGGAAGGTGCCGTCCTTCTTGCGATAGGGCAGCAGGTTGATGGAGGCAAGGTTACAGGCCGTGTCGTCCAGGAACATGTATTCCGAGCACGGATTGGACGCGATGATGTCGCCAGCCTCGGGGCAGGTGTGCCAGTCGTTGATGGTGGTGTGGTACTGGATGCCGGGATCGGCACAGGCCCATGCGGCATAGCCAACCGATTCCCACAGATCGCGGGCCTTGATGGTCTTCATCACGTCGCCGGAAATGCGGGCCGTGAGGTCCCAGTCGCTGTCTTTTTCCACGGCTTCGAGAAAGCCGTCGGTGACGCGGACGGAATTGTTGGAGTTCTGGCCGGATACGGTCAGGTAAGCTTCTGAATCCCAGTCAGTATCGTAGACGGGGAAATCGAGATCGTCATAACCCTGCTGGGCGAACTGAATGACGCGCTGAATATAGTTCTCGGGCACCAGTGCCTTTTTGGCAGCGCGCACTTCGCGCTTCAGCGCCGGGTTTTTGGCCACATCGAAGCAATCATTGCCCGAACCGGTGCAATTGACACAGGCCTTCATGATTAGCTTGAGGTGCTTGGAGACAACTTTGGAACCGGTAACGAGAGCGGCAACTTTCTGCTCTTCCTTCACCTTCCAGTTGATATAGGCCTCGATATCGGGGTGATCGATGTCGACGACGACCATTTTGGCCGCACGACGCGTGGTGCCGCCGGACTTGATGGCGCCCGCTGCCCGATCACCGATCTTCAAAAATGACATCAGGCCGGAAGACTTGCCGCCGCCGGAAAGCTTTTCGCCTTCGCCGCGCAGCTGGGAGAAGTTGGAGCCGGTGCCGGAGCCGTATTTGAACAGGCGGGCTTCACGTACCCACAGGTCCATAATGCCGCCATCGCTGACCAGATCGTCGCTGACGGACTGGATGAAGCAGGCATGGGGCTGGGGGTGCTCATAGGCCGATTTGGACTGCACCAGCTTGTGGGTGAAGGGGTCGACATAGAAATGGCCCTGGCCGGGGCCGTCAATGCCATAGGCCCAATGCATGCCGGTGTTGAACCATTGCGGGGAATTGGGGGCAACGCGCTGGGTGGCGAGCATGTAGCATAGCTCGTCATAGAAGGTGCGGGCATCTTCTTCGCTATCGAAATACTTGCCCTTCCAGCCCCAATAGGTCCAGGTGCCGGCCAGACGGTTGAACACCTGGCGGCTGTCGATTTCCGAACCGTATCGTTCATCTTCGGGGAGTTTTGCGAGCGCCTTTTCGTCTGGCACAGAGCGCCAGAGCCAGGACGGCACGTCGTTTTCCTCGACCTTTTTCAGGATCTTGGCAACGCCCGCCTTGCGGAAATATTTCTGCGCAATGATATCGGCGGCAACCTGCGACCATGTCGCGGGCACATCGATATTATCGAGCTTGAACACAACCGAACCATCCGGATTGCGAATCTCACTGACGGCCTTGCGGAATTCAATCCCGGCATAGGCAGACTGTTCGGCTTTAGTAAAACGACGCTCTATGCGCATTCCCAGGTAACCCCCAAAAAAATATGTATACCGGCGCTCTCGCACCGCAAGCCTTGGTTTAGGCTTCTGACCTTTGTTCTTCGCACCCCAATTTCCAGACCGCCTTGCGGGGCGTGGAAATGTGTATTTGCCGAGTGGACATCGCCTGACACCAGACTTTTGCCGGTTTGAACGTGAACACTGGTTGTCATGCGACCATGCCCCGAAGAGGCATTTACGCAGTCTGTCCCCTTCCTAAAGCTGCGCCGTGCCGAACAAGCAGTCGACACCCTCGAATGGGTGCCAACGGGAAAAACAAATGCTTTTTCGGTTGCCGTCGCAGGACCGGAAGGTTCGCCCGCACAACGGCTAGAAACTAGTCCCGATTCAAATTTTGGGTCAACAGCTAACATCGGAAAAAAAGACCACCCCTTGTGTCTGGCGCGTCCATTCTCGCTAAATCTAGTATATTATGTGTGAACAGCGGGGATAAACCACAAGGGGCTGGGGACATTTTTGCCGGGCAAAATCTGCCGCTTCTCAGCGTAACAAAGCTGGGCTGTCAGTACTGATTCTGGTGCTAAGCATACGCGATAATTCACTTCTTGCCCGATTTGCCGGGCGATGCGTGACCGGGCGCAAAATGCGAATTCAGCCTGCGAATCTCATTCGCATGAACACGATGAAATATGCCCGATCTGTCAAGCTGTATAATTTGGGTGTTTTGGAGATTGTGCCGCTTCGGACTTTAGTGGCGGGGAGGCGCAGGCTTTGATAGGCGGGCCCCGGTTTTGCCTGATTGCAAGCGTGTCGCCGCTGCTGGCAGGTTTTGGGGAGATGTACGGTGATTCTGGGCGTGCTGCTGTTTGATATGGCAGCGAATCGGCCCGTGCGGCGTGGTCATAAGGCGCTTCGTGGCAAATGGCGTGTTAAAATCGTCATAGACGGCCTAATCCGGGGCAAGTTTTCAGCATCGGCTCTAGGCTTGATCGGGCCTGCGTGATACATGCTTGTGCAATTCGTCTTTGTCTTTCCAACCTTCGGACAGGTGGCATGAAACAGCTGATCGCAGAGCTTTTTATCTGGTGGCATGGCCAAACATTGGGGATGCGGGTCAAGACCTGGCTCAAAGGGCATTATCTTGGCAGCGACGATGCCGGTAACCGCTATTACGTGGACAAAAAGACCGACCGGCGCTGGGTGCTCTATAATGGACCTGCCGAGGCGAGCGCCATTCCGGCGGGCTGGCATGGCTGGATGCATCACCGGGTAGATACACCTCCCTCCGAGGAGCATTATCAGGCGCGCGTCTGGGAAAAAGGTCACAAGCAGAACCTGACAGGGACCGCCGGTGCTTACCGCCCGGAAGGCAGTCTGCTGAGCAAGGGCGAACGTCCGCGGGTCAGCGGCGATTACGACGCCTGGTCACCCGAATAGGTTTGGCCTTAATTCGCCCTTTTCTTCTGGCATGATTGTCGACATGATTCCTGCTTTGCGTTTTCTCGCCACTGTGCTCGTTCTGTCCGGACTTGGTGCCGCTCCCGCGGTCGCCGAGACCATTGCCAATCCTGTCGCGACCTTTTCCGGCCTCGACAAAATCACCGGGCGGATTACCAATTTCGATGTCTATATTGATGAGACCGTGCAATTCGGGGCGCTGCAACTGACGCCCAAGGCCTGTTATACCCGGCCACCCACGGAGACGCAGCGCACCTCAGTGTTTCTTGAAGTTGATCAGGTGAGCCTCGATGGTGCCCTGACGCGTATCTTCCAGGGCTGGATGTTTGCAGACAGCCCGGCGCTCAATGCGATTGACCATGCGGTCTATGACGTGTGGCTGATCGATTGCAAACAAACCAGCGACGTCGCCCCGCCGGAATAACGATCCAAAATTTTCGAATCATGTGCGTGCTTGACAGACGGTCATTGCCTTTGTATTTAACAGAATTGTTATTTAACAAAATGGCTAATTATGACACAGCAAAGCGATAATCTCAGTCTGACCTTTGCAGCGCTCGCCGATCCCACGCGGCGCGCCATTCTCGGACGCCTTTCGGCGGGGGAGGCAACCGTCAATCAACTGGCCGAACCCTTCGACATCAGCCTGCCGGCGATTTCCCGGCATTTGAAAGTGCTGGAGGGCGCCGGGCTGATCAGCAGGGGCCGGGACGCGCAATGGCGCCCATGCCGGATTGAAGCCGCATCACTGCGCGACATCGTCAACTGGCTCGAACACTACCGACGGTTCTGGGACAGCAGTTTCGACAGGATGGACAACTACCTTAAGGAAATTCAGAAAGGGAAGGCAGATGGCCCTCACAACTGACGCTGTATCAGAGACAATATCTGCTCTTGTCATTGAGCGCGAATTTGATGCACCGCGCGAGCTGGTATTCAAGCTTTGGAGTGAACCGCAGCACCGCGCCATGTGGTGGGGGCCTGAGGGACACGGCCTGGATGATTTTTCCATGGATTTCCGCGAAGGCGGTGCCTGGTCGGTCACAATTCAAAACCCGGACGGTTCGACCGCGCAAATGTACGGCGTTTTTAACGAGATCATCGCGCCAAGTCGTTTGTGCTTTACCTATCATTTTGACGAGGTCGGCATCCATTCCACCGTCGAAATCGATTTCGTTGTGCGCGACGCGCATACCGTAATGCATTTTCGCCAAAGCCCTTTCCCCAGCGAAGCCGAAAAGGCGAGCCACAATTGGGGTTGGAGTTCGAGCTTTATCCAGTTCACGGCATATTTGCAGCATATGCTGCTGTCTCCGCCGGGCACAAAGTGGACACGTGAACTCACAGGTGTTGCCGCAGATGTTGAAGCCGCCCGGGAACGTGCCAGGCAGGAAACGCGGAAGAGTGGTTCCGCTAGCAGGGAACTTCGTATCGAGCGCATCTTTGCGGCCCCGCGTGAGCTGGTGTTCCGTATGTGGAGCGATCCGACGCACGCCCTTCGCTGGATGGGGCCCCGCCACGCCCCAGCAGTCTCGTTCAAGCAGGATTTCCGGGTGGGTGGAAAATGGCGGGGTTGTCTGCGTGGCATACCAGAATCCAATGGTGGCGATGCGGAACTCTGGCAGGGTGGTGTTTATCGCGAAATCCAGGTGCCGGAACGCATCGTTTTTACCTTCCAGTGGGATGGTGGAGCCGAAACACTTTGTACGGTTGAACTTTTCGAACATGGGGCAGGAACCAGAATGGTTTTCACCCAGGGGCCGTTCGATATTGACAGCAACAGGGATGGACATACCGAAGGCTGGAACAGCGCCTTCGACCGCCTTGTCGATCTGATTGTTGAGCCCATTATCCAAGCGCAATTCGGACGTGCTGCCGGCAGGCGTATTTCCGGTCTGGAGGCCGATATAAGAGCTGCGAAACACAGACAGGACGAAAGCCAGAGCGCCGAAGATGGCAGAACCGCCGGGAAAGAGCGATGAACGGGGCTTCGAACGACCGGCAGATTTCAAGGCACGGGGAGGAAAGCATGGCACATGATGACGGCGCACCCGAACGGTCGGCCGAGATCATGGCGGTTCTCGACGCCCTGAAAAAGGGATTGCACGACCGGAATTCGGAAGCGGTGATGGCGCTTTATGCGAAAGATGCGGTGATCTACGATCTCGATCCGCCGCTGGCGCAAACGCCCGATGAGGCGCACATCGCGCTCTGGCTCAGTTCCTGGGGCGGACCCGTCACGCGCACCACCCGCGATGTCGTGATCAAATTTTCCGGCAACACGGCCGTTCTGCACGCTCTGACCCACACGAGCGCCCCGATGCAGGATGGCGAGATGGCTGCATGGTGGATGCGGACGACCATGCTGATCGAGAAACATGACGCGGGCTGGCTGATCGCTCATGAGCACAATTCGGTGCCGTTTTACATGGATGGCAGCAGCCGGGCGGCACTTGACCTGGCGCCGTGAGGCCGGAAGAGAGGAGATAACGGATGCCGACCTTACCGAAGATTATCGAACGCAGGGCGCAGCCCTATATCGGCATGCGCGGCATGGTGAGCATGGACGGGATTCCAGCCATGTTCGACCGAGCGTTCCCTTTGCTTTTCAAATGGATGGAAGAGAACGGCATCGCTCCCGTTGGAGCGGCGTTCTGCAAATACAATTTGATAGACATGGAAGGGGAGCTCGAGCTTGAAGTCGGCGTGCCGGTGGCAACGGCGCAGACCGGGGAGGGTGATGTTGTTGCCGGGATATTGCCTGCGGGGCGCTACGCGACCATCACGCACACAGGCCCCTACGATCAGCTCATGGACGTCAATGCGGTTCTGATCGGTTGGGCGAAGGAAACCGGCGTCATCTGGGATGCAGAGGAGACCGACAAGGGCGACCGATTCGTCTGCCGGCTCGAAATCTATGAAACCGATCCCGGAGAGGAACCGGATCCGTCCAGATGGATAACCGAGGTGACAATCAGAATAGCTGATCGGGCGTGAACATGCAGATGCGCGATATCCTTTATGTTCACGGTGCGGGCGATACCGGCGAGGCACCGAATAGTCTGTTCGGCTATATCGAGGATCACATGTCGGGCGGCTACAAGCTCCAGCGACCACAAATGCCCGAGGACGGCACGAAATGGGTCGATATGATCGCGCACCTGACCGCCCCGCTCGCGGACGACGCCATTCTGATCGGCCA carries:
- a CDS encoding SRPBCC family protein, whose product is MALTTDAVSETISALVIEREFDAPRELVFKLWSEPQHRAMWWGPEGHGLDDFSMDFREGGAWSVTIQNPDGSTAQMYGVFNEIIAPSRLCFTYHFDEVGIHSTVEIDFVVRDAHTVMHFRQSPFPSEAEKASHNWGWSSSFIQFTAYLQHMLLSPPGTKWTRELTGVAADVEAARERARQETRKSGSASRELRIERIFAAPRELVFRMWSDPTHALRWMGPRHAPAVSFKQDFRVGGKWRGCLRGIPESNGGDAELWQGGVYREIQVPERIVFTFQWDGGAETLCTVELFEHGAGTRMVFTQGPFDIDSNRDGHTEGWNSAFDRLVDLIVEPIIQAQFGRAAGRRISGLEADIRAAKHRQDESQSAEDGRTAGKER
- a CDS encoding NADH:ubiquinone oxidoreductase subunit NDUFA12; translated protein: MKQLIAELFIWWHGQTLGMRVKTWLKGHYLGSDDAGNRYYVDKKTDRRWVLYNGPAEASAIPAGWHGWMHHRVDTPPSEEHYQARVWEKGHKQNLTGTAGAYRPEGSLLSKGERPRVSGDYDAWSPE
- a CDS encoding GyrI-like domain-containing protein gives rise to the protein MPTLPKIIERRAQPYIGMRGMVSMDGIPAMFDRAFPLLFKWMEENGIAPVGAAFCKYNLIDMEGELELEVGVPVATAQTGEGDVVAGILPAGRYATITHTGPYDQLMDVNAVLIGWAKETGVIWDAEETDKGDRFVCRLEIYETDPGEEPDPSRWITEVTIRIADRA
- a CDS encoding carbonic anhydrase, whose translation is MNLSRRGLISGGLALSLAAPLVTQSFAQEGSAVAPVSPEEARQRLVDGNARYAANAAINADHSLARTIRAEGQTPFAAIVSCSDSRVVPELIFDQGPGDLFVVRVAGNFISEEGLATLEYGVAVLGIKYILVLGHTACGAVDATIKSIADSELPPGHLPSLVNAIRPAVYDVMGDAPDDLLAAATAQNAKLNATRALSEGPILSEAAAAGTLGAAAGVYEIATGKVAFL
- a CDS encoding YybH family protein, with product MAHDDGAPERSAEIMAVLDALKKGLHDRNSEAVMALYAKDAVIYDLDPPLAQTPDEAHIALWLSSWGGPVTRTTRDVVIKFSGNTAVLHALTHTSAPMQDGEMAAWWMRTTMLIEKHDAGWLIAHEHNSVPFYMDGSSRAALDLAP
- a CDS encoding vitamin B12-dependent ribonucleotide reductase — its product is MRIERRFTKAEQSAYAGIEFRKAVSEIRNPDGSVVFKLDNIDVPATWSQVAADIIAQKYFRKAGVAKILKKVEENDVPSWLWRSVPDEKALAKLPEDERYGSEIDSRQVFNRLAGTWTYWGWKGKYFDSEEDARTFYDELCYMLATQRVAPNSPQWFNTGMHWAYGIDGPGQGHFYVDPFTHKLVQSKSAYEHPQPHACFIQSVSDDLVSDGGIMDLWVREARLFKYGSGTGSNFSQLRGEGEKLSGGGKSSGLMSFLKIGDRAAGAIKSGGTTRRAAKMVVVDIDHPDIEAYINWKVKEEQKVAALVTGSKVVSKHLKLIMKACVNCTGSGNDCFDVAKNPALKREVRAAKKALVPENYIQRVIQFAQQGYDDLDFPVYDTDWDSEAYLTVSGQNSNNSVRVTDGFLEAVEKDSDWDLTARISGDVMKTIKARDLWESVGYAAWACADPGIQYHTTINDWHTCPEAGDIIASNPCSEYMFLDDTACNLASINLLPYRKKDGTFHTAAYEHTVRLWTIVLEISVMMAQFPSKAIAERSFKYRTLGLGYANIGGLLMTSGIPYDSDEGRAIGGALSAVLTGVAYATSAEMAKELGAFEDYKRNAPHMLRVIRNHRNAAHGKADGYEKLSIAPVPLDHKSCTDKNLINRAMAAWDQALDLGKQHGYRNAQVSVIAPTGTIGLVMDCDTTGIEPDFALVKFKKLAGGGYFKIINRAAPPALRTLGYSESDIAEIEAYAVGHGNLNQAPGVNPAALKAKGFTDEKIAAVNEALKNAFDIKFVFNKFTLGEDFCKETLGFTDEQLNDFTFEILPALGFSKKDIEAANIHVCGAMTLEGAPHLKDEHLPVFDCASPCGKIGKRYLSVESHIRMMAAAQPFISGAISKTINMPNEATVEDCKQSYMLSWKLALKANALYRDGSKLSQPLNASILADDDEEEDAVEELIAMPAQARAAAVAEKVVERIIERVREQEKLPTRRKGYTQKAKIGGHTIFLRTGEYEDGRLGEIFLDMNREGSTLRALINNFAISVSLGLQYGVPLEEYVETFVFTKFEPAGFVQGNDSVKNASSILDYVFRELAISYLDRTDLAHVSPEKTSPTGLSEGDGDQKSRDASHAPAPVSADRFVSKGLTRGRVSNQKLMIVSGEGQSGSPAKALHAATVTALKSGTAFKSEPEAKLELSPEVEAAAPAPAKAETQLRAEAQMKGYVGEACSECQNFTLVRNGTCLKCDTCGSTTGCS
- a CDS encoding ArsR/SmtB family transcription factor, with protein sequence MTQQSDNLSLTFAALADPTRRAILGRLSAGEATVNQLAEPFDISLPAISRHLKVLEGAGLISRGRDAQWRPCRIEAASLRDIVNWLEHYRRFWDSSFDRMDNYLKEIQKGKADGPHN
- a CDS encoding DUF2155 domain-containing protein translates to MIPALRFLATVLVLSGLGAAPAVAETIANPVATFSGLDKITGRITNFDVYIDETVQFGALQLTPKACYTRPPTETQRTSVFLEVDQVSLDGALTRIFQGWMFADSPALNAIDHAVYDVWLIDCKQTSDVAPPE